Proteins from a single region of Phycisphaerae bacterium:
- a CDS encoding NAD-dependent epimerase/dehydratase family protein yields the protein MKALVTGGGGFLGRAICEMLRARGDSVRSLARGEYPELATLGVECVRGDVTDAQAVVAACKDCDVVFHVAAKAGIWGRYEDYHRPNVVGTQNVLAACQSQGVSRLVYTSSPSVVFDGRDMEGVDESAPYPKYYDAHYPQTKAIAEQLVLDAAGPNLRTVALRPHLIWGPRDNHLVPRILARARSLRRIGTANKLVDSTYIDNAARAHVLAADQLSANPAISGRAYFISNGEPRPIWDLINAILAAGNLPPVTRSVPRGLAFAAATITESLWRLLRSSSEPRLTRFLVKELTTAHWFNLSAAKRDFGYEPVVTINEGLIRLKAWLNS from the coding sequence ATGAAGGCCCTCGTCACCGGCGGCGGGGGATTTCTCGGTCGCGCGATCTGCGAGATGCTTCGCGCCCGCGGCGACAGCGTCCGTAGCCTCGCGCGAGGAGAATATCCCGAGTTGGCGACGCTCGGCGTCGAGTGCGTTCGCGGCGATGTGACGGATGCGCAAGCCGTCGTCGCCGCCTGCAAGGATTGCGACGTCGTCTTTCACGTCGCCGCCAAGGCCGGCATCTGGGGCCGCTACGAGGACTATCACCGGCCCAACGTCGTCGGCACGCAGAACGTACTCGCCGCCTGTCAGTCGCAGGGCGTGTCGCGACTGGTCTATACGAGTTCGCCGAGCGTCGTCTTCGACGGCCGCGACATGGAAGGCGTCGACGAATCCGCGCCATATCCGAAATACTACGATGCGCACTATCCGCAAACTAAGGCCATCGCCGAACAACTCGTCCTCGACGCCGCCGGCCCCAATCTGCGGACCGTCGCCCTGCGACCGCACCTGATCTGGGGCCCGCGCGACAATCACCTCGTCCCGCGGATCCTCGCGCGCGCCCGTTCGCTGCGGCGGATCGGCACGGCCAACAAGCTCGTCGACTCCACCTACATCGACAACGCCGCCCGCGCCCACGTCCTCGCCGCCGATCAGCTCTCCGCCAATCCCGCCATATCCGGCCGCGCCTACTTCATCAGCAATGGCGAGCCTCGACCGATCTGGGACCTTATCAATGCCATCCTCGCCGCCGGAAACCTCCCGCCCGTCACGCGCAGCGTCCCGCGAGGCCTCGCCTTCGCCGCCGCCACCATCACCGAATCGCTCTGGCGGCTCCTCCGCTCATCCAGCGAGCCCCGCCTCACCCGCTTCCTCGTCAAGGAACTGACGACCGCGCACTGGTTCAATCTTTCTGCTGCGAAACGCGACTTTGGCTACGAGCCCGTAGTGACGATTAATGAGGGATTGATTCGACTAAAGGCCTGGCTGAATTCGTAA